A section of the Opitutaceae bacterium genome encodes:
- a CDS encoding flagellar biosynthetic protein FliQ, with the protein MNPELAIDIFKNVITFSIYTVAPFLGVMLIIGFAMSLFQSVTSIQEQTLTFAPKLVALAGLLILLAPWLLRSISEFATMMITRMATLGN; encoded by the coding sequence GTGAACCCGGAACTTGCCATCGATATCTTCAAGAACGTGATCACGTTCTCAATCTACACGGTCGCCCCTTTTCTCGGGGTGATGCTGATCATCGGATTCGCCATGAGTCTCTTTCAGTCAGTGACCAGCATCCAGGAGCAGACGCTGACCTTTGCCCCCAAGCTTGTGGCGCTTGCGGGCCTGCTGATTCTGCTGGCTCCCTGGCTGCTGAGATCCATTTCGGAATTTGCGACGATGATGATCACGCGAATGGCGACATTGGGCAACTGA
- the fliN gene encoding flagellar motor switch protein FliN, with translation MEDKALDVVLDVKVKVTVQLGSCHLPMREVLELAPGTVIQLNQQASDPVGLFVNDKLVAYGEVVVVEDSFGIKITELVGGR, from the coding sequence ATGGAAGATAAAGCACTCGACGTCGTGCTCGACGTCAAAGTCAAGGTCACCGTCCAACTCGGCTCCTGTCATCTGCCGATGCGCGAGGTTCTCGAACTCGCGCCGGGCACTGTCATCCAGTTGAATCAGCAGGCCAGCGATCCCGTGGGGCTTTTCGTCAACGACAAGCTCGTCGCCTATGGCGAGGTCGTCGTGGTGGAGGACAGTTTCGGCATAAAGATCACCGAGCTTGTCGGCGGGCGATAG
- the fliP gene encoding flagellar type III secretion system pore protein FliP (The bacterial flagellar biogenesis protein FliP forms a type III secretion system (T3SS)-type pore required for flagellar assembly.) yields MKPQPFGQFALLNFRSGLLACLVALIFLGAPLRGQAPAPAPAPPPATESTSPSAGTSAAQPPSGASIALPPPGAGGTASPLRLNIGLEGTGKPGDVGVAIQLVVVMTLLTLAPSLIILMTSFTRIVIVLGFVRTALGVPSAPSNQIVIGLSLFLTFFLMGPVFEQINSDALQPYLAGQATSGDAFEKATVPLRAFMLKQTRTRDLEFFLQLGRFPPTRVDELPMRVVIPAFVVSELQTAFQMGFMLFLPFLVVDFLVSSVLMALGMMMMPPAIVSLPFKLLLFVLVDGWHLVVKSLVDSFHT; encoded by the coding sequence GTGAAACCACAGCCCTTCGGTCAGTTTGCGCTCTTGAATTTCAGGTCTGGGCTCCTCGCCTGCCTCGTCGCGCTGATTTTCCTGGGCGCTCCGCTGCGGGGTCAGGCGCCAGCACCGGCACCCGCACCTCCGCCGGCCACCGAGTCCACGTCTCCCTCCGCAGGCACGTCGGCAGCACAGCCTCCGTCCGGTGCCTCGATAGCTCTGCCGCCACCGGGTGCGGGAGGAACGGCGAGCCCGCTGCGGCTGAACATCGGCCTCGAAGGCACGGGAAAGCCGGGCGACGTCGGAGTCGCGATCCAGCTCGTGGTCGTGATGACCCTGCTGACGCTCGCGCCGTCGCTGATCATTCTGATGACGAGCTTCACGCGCATTGTCATTGTGCTGGGTTTCGTGCGCACCGCGCTGGGAGTGCCCTCGGCGCCATCGAATCAGATTGTGATCGGGCTCTCGCTTTTTCTGACGTTTTTTCTGATGGGACCGGTTTTCGAACAAATCAACAGCGACGCCCTGCAGCCGTACCTGGCGGGTCAGGCGACGTCCGGTGATGCCTTTGAGAAGGCGACCGTGCCCCTGCGTGCCTTCATGCTCAAGCAGACACGCACGCGCGATCTCGAATTTTTTCTGCAGCTCGGGCGCTTTCCTCCGACACGCGTGGATGAACTGCCGATGCGTGTGGTCATTCCCGCCTTCGTGGTCAGCGAACTGCAGACCGCCTTCCAAATGGGGTTCATGCTGTTCCTCCCCTTCCTGGTTGTGGATTTCCTGGTTTCCTCGGTGCTGATGGCGCTCGGCATGATGATGATGCCGCCGGCGATCGTCTCACTGCCGTTCAAGCTGCTGCTCTTCGTCCTTGTCGATGGCTGGCACCTCGTGGTGAAGAGCCTCGTGGACAGCTTTCACACATAG
- a CDS encoding flagellar biosynthetic protein FliO: MRISSHPFTSVTRWLIVVVGCAVLETAQLMRAEEPAAPVPARAPETIIFPQGSSENPGGLIPAKDRGGRSWGVLIAALLLASAGAWFLIKRRSAGPLGGAKGERRIQIEETRSLGNRQYLVVADYEGSKFLIGVTPGQIQMLASLKSSQKPS; the protein is encoded by the coding sequence ATGAGGATTTCCTCCCATCCCTTTACCAGCGTCACCCGCTGGCTGATAGTGGTAGTCGGCTGCGCCGTTTTGGAGACGGCGCAGCTGATGAGGGCCGAGGAACCGGCCGCTCCGGTTCCCGCTCGCGCACCGGAGACGATCATTTTTCCGCAGGGTTCCTCAGAGAATCCGGGGGGACTGATTCCGGCGAAGGATCGTGGTGGTCGCTCCTGGGGCGTCCTGATTGCCGCGCTGCTTCTCGCCAGTGCAGGGGCCTGGTTTCTGATCAAACGGCGCTCGGCGGGGCCGCTCGGCGGCGCAAAGGGTGAGCGCCGCATCCAGATCGAGGAGACTCGTTCGCTCGGCAACCGCCAGTACCTCGTCGTCGCGGACTACGAAGGCAGCAAATTTTTGATCGGTGTCACGCCGGGGCAGATTCAGATGCTCGCATCCTTGAAGTCCTCCCAGAAACCGTCGTGA